In Phycisphaerales bacterium, the following proteins share a genomic window:
- a CDS encoding lysophospholipid acyltransferase family protein, protein MSHAPADLNPFRLSLEQRGPLVRGVRPVLEAVLRFPAMNRIYREIHSTTDDRHFSDRTLDALGVELQFTLGDLSRIPATGPVVLIANHPIGGIDGLAMLAIMRRVRADSRMIGNYMMSIIPDLREIYLFVDPFGGEAAVRRNLATMRQAMQWLRDGHMLASFPSGEVASFQLRQRRIVEPQWNDSIARMILKTGAPVVPIHFEGRNSTLFHAAGVVHPRLRTLMLPTEMLRRRGRALQVRIGKLIPFEQIKRHGSPESITEYLRLRVSLLGQQEGKAAARTDAARPGAVSHAPIVEPAPPERLAEDVAALSGEHELVLQDQLRVYCAPAEMIPHCLQEIGRLREIAFRAVGEGTGRPTDLDRFDRHYLHLFVWDQARSRILGAYRVGLTDQIVPVHGIEGLYTHTLFRFGRRLLEQIDPCVELGRSFIHPEAQRATAPLMLLWKGIGQFLIRNPRYTGLIGPVSISAEYSTMSRLLLMAFLRMHKYLPQLGDLIKPRNPPRQMPPREWETQRMSTVVSDLDEVDSLVRELEADGKPMPVLLRQYLGLNAALLGFNVDSQFGNVIDGLMFVDVLKIDRRIMRRFLGVEGLERYLGAQAALA, encoded by the coding sequence GTGTCTCACGCGCCTGCCGATCTCAATCCGTTCCGCCTCTCGCTGGAGCAGCGCGGTCCGCTGGTGCGCGGCGTTCGCCCCGTACTCGAAGCCGTGCTGCGCTTCCCCGCGATGAATCGCATTTATCGTGAGATTCACTCCACAACCGACGACCGGCACTTCAGTGACCGCACGCTCGATGCGCTCGGAGTCGAACTGCAATTCACGCTGGGCGACCTGAGCCGCATCCCCGCGACCGGCCCGGTGGTGCTCATCGCCAATCACCCCATCGGCGGCATCGACGGGCTGGCCATGCTGGCCATCATGCGCCGCGTTCGAGCCGACTCGCGCATGATCGGCAATTACATGATGTCGATCATCCCCGATCTGCGCGAGATCTACCTGTTCGTCGATCCGTTCGGCGGCGAGGCAGCCGTGCGGCGCAACCTCGCCACCATGCGCCAGGCGATGCAGTGGCTGCGCGACGGGCACATGCTCGCGTCATTTCCATCCGGCGAAGTCGCGTCGTTCCAGCTCCGACAGCGCCGCATCGTCGAGCCGCAGTGGAACGATTCGATCGCCCGCATGATCCTCAAGACCGGAGCGCCGGTCGTGCCGATCCACTTCGAGGGCCGCAACAGTACGCTGTTTCACGCCGCAGGCGTCGTGCATCCGCGGCTGCGCACCCTCATGCTGCCCACCGAGATGCTCCGCCGCCGGGGACGGGCCCTGCAGGTGCGCATCGGCAAACTCATCCCCTTCGAGCAGATCAAGCGGCACGGCAGTCCCGAGTCCATCACCGAATATCTGCGCCTGCGCGTCAGCCTGCTCGGCCAGCAGGAGGGCAAGGCGGCCGCACGGACGGACGCGGCCCGGCCGGGTGCGGTGAGTCACGCGCCGATCGTTGAGCCGGCGCCGCCTGAACGACTCGCAGAGGACGTGGCAGCGCTGAGCGGCGAGCATGAACTCGTCTTGCAGGACCAATTGCGAGTGTACTGCGCGCCGGCGGAGATGATCCCCCACTGCCTTCAGGAAATCGGGCGGCTGCGCGAGATCGCCTTCCGCGCCGTCGGCGAAGGAACAGGACGCCCGACTGACCTTGATCGATTTGACCGGCACTACCTGCACCTCTTTGTCTGGGATCAGGCGCGCAGCCGAATTCTCGGGGCGTACCGCGTCGGCCTGACGGACCAGATCGTCCCGGTGCACGGCATCGAAGGGCTGTACACCCACACGCTGTTCCGCTTCGGCCGGCGATTGCTCGAACAGATCGATCCGTGCGTCGAACTCGGCCGCTCCTTCATCCATCCCGAGGCGCAGCGGGCGACGGCGCCGCTCATGCTGCTCTGGAAAGGCATCGGCCAGTTTTTGATTCGCAATCCGCGCTACACGGGACTGATCGGGCCGGTAAGCATCAGCGCCGAATACTCGACAATGTCGCGGCTGCTGCTCATGGCGTTTCTTCGTATGCACAAATACCTGCCGCAGCTGGGCGACCTTATCAAGCCGCGCAACCCGCCCCGCCAGATGCCGCCGCGCGAGTGGGAAACGCAGCGAATGAGCACCGTCGTAAGCGATCTCGACGAAGTGGACTCGCTCGTGCGCGAACTGGAGGCGGACGGCAAGCCCATGCCCGTGCTGCTGCGGCAGTACCTCGGACTCAACGCGGCGCTGCTGGGGTTCAACGTCGATTCACAGTTCGGGAACGTCATCGACGGGCTCATGTTCGTCGATGTGCTCAAGATCGACCGGCGCATCATGCGGCGATTCCTGGGCGTCGAAGGCCTGGAGCGCTACTTGGGGGCACAGGCCGCCCTGGCGTGA
- a CDS encoding alpha/beta fold hydrolase translates to MTASEGQTAPRTRRWLPAWRWWQWWLLLLALSLVVQLFWPRGESLAPDQSKVVVPAVRDGRPLEEKAISLAYRQQGQGEVVVLIHGSPGSGDNFHLLAPMLAEHFRVITVDLPGFGASTRLVPDYSHQAHARYVLELLDSLDVDRAHVLGYSMGSGVALRMAELEPQRVSSLIFYGGVGIAEGEGSGDPGFERLKNYLGYGLLVIAPEFVPHFGLLGPRAARHAFMRNFLDTDFRPLRGVLERWRKPLLILHGRRDPLVPAWVAEQHHEIVPQSELVMFDDSHFMVFSEAKSQQLADEIIPFVQRASDPAIVPARRTVDYSGGEREKAILPVELNLSRDMGPWATMGAIIVGTFILEDPTSVGVGLLIRDGQLDPLVGVLAVFLGIFIGDLGLYLIGAIVGRPALRWRPIARRLPAHHIDVLSRWFDKHGWSAVLASRFVPGTRVPLYVAAGVLGTKRRRFALWTFGAVAIWTPVIISIVVFFGKSTTSTVQRILGDGWIAIVVVVLLLLVVLRTFAMLTSRRGRQRLIVLVSRLWRWEFWPVSVFYLPLVPVVAWQALRRRSLMAFTAANPAIPHGGVVGESKHAILSALPAERIVPSALVAASEPDRTLALKRILEERGWSFPLVLKPDVGERGQGLKLVRNWEQAQGYFAKFAGDVLAQTYDPGPLEAGIFYYRLPGEARGRIFSITDKQFPVLTGDGKSTFEDLIWAHRRYRMQAWTFLHRYDEQIDRVLAPGEQMTLAVSGNHCQGTMFREGRHLWSPELESAIDEVARSFDGYYFGRFDVRYSDVDSFRAGHGFRIVELNGVLSESSNIYDPQHSLLFAWRTLAKQWALAYEIGSRNAQAGAPVTPLRTLVRAIRSHRVDRRVDALAD, encoded by the coding sequence ATGACTGCGTCCGAGGGGCAGACCGCACCGCGCACTCGGCGCTGGTTGCCCGCCTGGAGATGGTGGCAGTGGTGGCTGCTGCTGCTCGCGCTCTCGCTGGTTGTTCAGCTTTTCTGGCCCCGCGGCGAATCGCTCGCGCCTGATCAATCCAAGGTGGTGGTTCCTGCGGTGCGCGATGGTCGCCCGCTGGAAGAAAAGGCGATTTCGCTGGCCTACCGCCAGCAGGGGCAGGGCGAAGTCGTCGTGCTCATTCACGGCAGTCCGGGCTCCGGCGACAACTTTCACCTGCTGGCGCCGATGCTCGCTGAGCACTTCCGCGTGATTACGGTCGATCTGCCCGGCTTTGGCGCCTCCACGCGTCTGGTTCCGGACTACAGCCACCAAGCGCATGCGCGCTACGTGCTGGAGCTGCTCGATTCGCTCGATGTAGATAGGGCACACGTTCTCGGCTACTCGATGGGCAGCGGAGTGGCGCTCCGCATGGCCGAACTCGAGCCACAGCGCGTGAGCAGTCTCATCTTCTACGGCGGCGTTGGCATCGCGGAGGGCGAAGGGTCGGGTGATCCGGGCTTTGAGCGGCTCAAGAACTACCTCGGCTATGGCCTGCTCGTCATCGCGCCCGAATTCGTGCCGCACTTCGGGCTGCTTGGACCGCGGGCTGCCCGCCACGCATTCATGCGCAACTTCCTCGACACCGACTTTCGCCCCTTGCGCGGCGTGCTCGAGCGCTGGCGCAAGCCGCTGCTCATCCTGCACGGGCGTCGCGACCCCCTTGTCCCGGCGTGGGTCGCCGAGCAACATCACGAGATCGTGCCGCAGAGCGAACTGGTGATGTTCGATGATTCGCACTTCATGGTGTTCAGCGAGGCCAAGTCGCAGCAACTCGCCGATGAAATCATCCCGTTCGTCCAGCGCGCCTCCGATCCGGCCATAGTGCCGGCTCGCCGCACCGTCGATTACTCAGGCGGCGAGAGAGAGAAGGCGATTCTTCCCGTCGAACTGAATCTCAGCCGCGACATGGGGCCGTGGGCCACAATGGGCGCCATCATCGTCGGCACGTTTATCCTCGAAGATCCGACGTCGGTGGGGGTCGGCTTGCTCATCCGCGATGGGCAGCTCGATCCACTCGTCGGTGTGCTGGCCGTGTTCCTGGGAATCTTCATCGGCGATCTCGGGCTCTACCTCATCGGTGCGATCGTCGGCCGGCCCGCGCTGCGCTGGCGGCCCATCGCGCGGCGGCTGCCGGCGCACCACATCGATGTGCTCAGCCGCTGGTTCGACAAGCACGGCTGGTCGGCCGTGCTCGCCAGCCGCTTTGTGCCGGGCACGCGCGTACCGCTCTATGTCGCCGCGGGCGTGCTGGGCACGAAGCGCCGCCGCTTTGCACTCTGGACGTTCGGCGCCGTGGCGATCTGGACGCCCGTCATCATTTCGATCGTCGTCTTCTTCGGGAAGAGCACGACCTCCACCGTCCAGCGCATTCTTGGCGACGGCTGGATCGCCATCGTCGTCGTCGTGCTGCTTCTGCTGGTCGTTCTGCGGACCTTTGCGATGTTGACCAGCCGGCGCGGCAGGCAGCGGCTCATTGTGCTGGTGTCGCGACTGTGGCGCTGGGAGTTCTGGCCGGTGAGCGTCTTTTACCTGCCGCTCGTGCCGGTCGTCGCCTGGCAGGCGCTGCGCCGCCGCAGCCTCATGGCGTTTACCGCGGCTAATCCGGCGATCCCCCACGGCGGCGTGGTCGGCGAATCAAAGCACGCCATCCTCTCCGCACTGCCCGCCGAGCGCATCGTGCCCAGCGCGCTCGTTGCGGCCAGCGAGCCCGACCGCACCCTGGCACTGAAACGGATCCTCGAAGAGCGCGGCTGGTCGTTCCCGCTTGTGCTGAAGCCCGATGTGGGCGAGCGCGGTCAGGGCCTGAAATTGGTCCGCAACTGGGAGCAGGCGCAGGGCTACTTCGCGAAGTTCGCCGGCGACGTGCTCGCGCAGACCTACGACCCTGGACCCCTCGAAGCAGGCATTTTCTACTACCGATTGCCCGGCGAAGCGCGCGGCCGCATCTTCTCGATCACAGACAAGCAGTTTCCCGTACTTACCGGCGACGGAAAATCCACCTTCGAGGACCTCATCTGGGCGCACCGCCGCTACCGCATGCAGGCGTGGACGTTTCTGCACCGCTACGACGAGCAGATTGATCGCGTGCTGGCCCCGGGGGAACAGATGACGCTGGCCGTCTCGGGCAATCACTGCCAAGGCACCATGTTCCGCGAAGGCAGACATCTCTGGTCGCCTGAACTCGAATCCGCGATCGATGAAGTCGCGAGATCCTTCGATGGGTACTACTTCGGCCGATTCGACGTGCGCTACAGCGACGTCGACTCCTTCCGCGCCGGCCACGGTTTCCGGATCGTGGAGCTCAACGGCGTGCTCTCCGAGTCGTCGAACATCTACGACCCGCAGCACTCGCTGCTGTTCGCCTGGCGCACGTTGGCGAAGCAATGGGCGCTCGCCTACGAGATCGGCAGCCGCAACGCGCAGGCCGGCGCGCCCGTCACGCCTCTGCGAACGCTCGTGCGCGCCATCCGGTCGCACCGCGTGGACCGGCGCGTCGATGCGCTGGCGGATTGA